From a region of the Lactuca sativa cultivar Salinas chromosome 4, Lsat_Salinas_v11, whole genome shotgun sequence genome:
- the LOC111882882 gene encoding uncharacterized protein LOC111882882, with translation MSSKKPSSRYVVFENRSLDQWKVTELKEELKKRKLITRGLKDDLVKRLDEAIRAELEEDNKNHENGVNDDEQPEIPSDDAVADPIVADKTMDDNIAKNESIKEDNVTEKVDKNESLDQDHITEKLDKDESLDKHKVTENLDDENRDKDKVTENLEIDIVQKVSVETSVIVTEVMVSQELGQQELQNEEVSNLQESNSKPLPKEEEAEPNSSEIGSQVVEVSQVKSDSISIVSITEKNELKDNVITDDVKLELDVKPSILDDGVKTDPVVVDEKDFKIAETESKKNDILDVGSPEKLNLDDDSMEEDALESKQSDSNFISQDITEKTQIPPLDVMVEDTNTEIADVSTKRKQYDQEAVANNEVVKRQRRWNSNNAPEQITTPKGGSMKHSFSRSDSSVSHEEPKERVVPPSSKPATTSLRVDRFLRPFTLKAVQELLGKTGTVVSFWMDHIKTHCYVTYSSVEEAVETRNAVYNLQWPANGGRLLMAEFVDPSEVKTRTDPPPSPTPVTTTTTPLPLPPPPPLSLPPQSREPPQHHLPPAPPLLEKLEPPIMTLDDLFRKTRATPRIYYLPLSDEQVAGKLKTQGKAVVKQ, from the exons ATGTCCAGCAAAAAACCATCATCGCGCTATGTTGTCTTTGAAAATCGTTCCCTCGATCAATGGAAAGTAACCGAGCTGAAAGAAGAACTCAAGAAACGTAAACTAATTACCAGAGGATTGAAAGATGATCTGGTAAAGAGATTGGATGAAGCTATTCGTGCTGAACTTGAAGAGGATAACAAAAACCATGAAAATGGTGTCAATGATGATGAACAGCCTGAAATTCCATCTGATGACGCAGTAGCAGACCCAATCGTTGCAGACAAAACCATGGATGACAACATTGCCAAAAACGAGAGCATAAAGGAAGACAATGTTACAGAGAAGGTTGATAAAAATGAGAGCTTAGACCAAGATCACATCACTGAGAAGTTGGATAAAGATGAGAGCTTAGATAAACATAAGGTTACAGAGAATTTGGACGATGAAAACAGAGATAAAGATAAGGTTACAGAGAATTTAGAAATAGATATAGTTCAAAAGGTTTCTGTTGAAACATCTGTTATAGTAACTGAGGTTATGGTATCTCAAGAATTGGGTCAGCAGGAGTTACAAAATGAAGAGGTGTCAAACTTGCAGGAATCAAACTCAAAGCCATTGCCAAAGGAAGAAGAAGCCGAGCCAAATTCATCTGAAATTGGAAGCCAGGTAGTCGAGGTCAGCCAAGTAAAATCTGATTCTATTTCTATTGTGTCAATTACTGAAAAGAATGAACTAAAGGATAATGTAATTACTGATGATGTCAAACTAGAACTTGATGTTAAGCCATCAATCCTTGATGATGGTGTCAAAACAGATCCAGTTGTGGTTGATGAGAAAGATTTCAAGATTGCTGAAACTGAAAGTAAGAAAAATGATATTTTAGATGTGGGTTCTCCAGAGAAGTTAAATTTAGATGATGATTCCATGGAAGAAGATGCTTTAGAAAGTAAGCAAAGTGATTCCAACTTCATTTCTCAAGATATAACTGAAAAAACACAAATACCTCCTCTTGATGTTATGGTTGAAGATACAAATACTGAAATTGCTGACGTGTCCACAAAAAGAAAACAATATG ACCAAGAAGCAGTAGCAAACAATGAGGTAGTAAAGAGGCAGCGCAGGTGGAATTCCAATAATGCCCCTGAACAGATTACTACACCTAAGGGTGGTTCAATGAAGCACAGCTTTTCAAGATCTGATTCTTCAGTTAGTCATGAAGAGCCAAAAGAACGTGTTG TTCCTCCATCATCAAAGCCTGCAACTACTTCTCTCAGAGTGGACCGTTTTCTGCGTCCGTTTACTTTAAAGGCTGTTCAAGAACTTCTTGGTAAAACTGGGACAGTTGTCAGCTTCTGGATGGATCATATTAAAACTCATTGTTATGTTACT TATTCATCTGTTGAAGAAGCTGTAGAGACTCGAAATGCAGTATACAACCTCCAATGGCCAGCAAACGGAGGGCGGCTTCTCATGGCAGAATTTGTCGATCCATCCGAAGTCAAAACCCGAACCGACCCTCCTCCATCACCAACTCCGGTCACCACCACCACAACCCCGCTTCCGCTTCCACCTCCACCGCCACTCTCCCTTCCACCACAATCAAGAGAACCACCACAGCATCATCTACCTCCAGCACCACCACTCCTGGAAAAGCTCGAACCTCCGATCATGACATTGGATGATTTGTTCAGAAAGACTCGAGCAACTCCCCGGATTTACTACTTGCCATTATCCGATGAGCAGGTCGCCGGAAAACTGAAAACTCAGGGGAAGGCTGTTGTTAAGCAGTAG